DNA sequence from the Phormidium ambiguum IAM M-71 genome:
GAGAACTTATGCTGACTTGAACGCGCACGCGCAACTAAGAGATAACTTATCGCTATGTCCAATAGAAGGATTAGCGATCTAACTATTAATTGTGTTGTGGTGTTACAGTGTAAATCTCCTTACAGCGTATAAAACCGAAAACCGGAAATATTTAATTCTTAAACTTTCTTTTTTCTACCGATTCTACCCAAATAGTGCAGAAACCTGAAGTTGCTGCCCTTCCCGCCACCTCCAGAGTCACCCCCAATCGCTTGACATCCTTCTTACACTCTAAATTAGTCAGACTATCCGAATTCCACTTCATCAAATTCCGAGCAAACTTCCCCTCAGCGCTAGTCGCCCATCGCAAAGCCTCCGCCTGCTCCTGAGTCAGATGAACTGCTTCCCCCGGCGCAAACCCTCCTTGCGACCAAAGCACACCCATCCATCCCATCAAAGCACCGACACCCAAGGTCGTCAATAGGATACCCGCCGCCGCCACCAAAGAACGCGCAGATGTCGCCACTTTTGTCAATTGGGTCTGACGCACCAGAGAATTAACAGCAGAGGCAATTTGCCCCTCTTGCTTCTCTACCGCCACCCGTTCGTAATTCGCCAGCGTCTTATTAATCCGCTCCACCCACCGACTGAACGCCAACTCAAAATCCTCCGGTTTCGGACTTTCTCGAATCAGCACTTCCAATCGCCCCGTAGCCAATAAAATCAGGAATATCGGGTCAGTTGGCTCAATTTTCCCCTTAAAAGCCAACTCCAACACCTTGCGCCGATATTCCTCAGATTGACCCTCCAGGGCAATATCTAGCAAAGATTTAGTATCAACAGCACCATAGCTCACGGTAAGATCCCCGTAGTTTCAAACGCCTCGTAAGCTGACAGAATAAACGACTTAATCCGTTGCCTTCCCAGCACTCCAAATTCTTGACTATTCCTAGCTAATTCAAACGTGATTCCCCTAGCATCAATGGCATTCCTTTCCCGCGAATAAAACTTGGGAAAATCAATTACCTTCACCTCATATTTCTTAACCGCATTCTGCACTTCCTCCATCTCTTCCACTGAACTCCAATCATCCTCCAATCCACAATTACGAACTAAAACGTGAG
Encoded proteins:
- a CDS encoding DUF6753 family protein, translated to MSYGAVDTKSLLDIALEGQSEEYRRKVLELAFKGKIEPTDPIFLILLATGRLEVLIRESPKPEDFELAFSRWVERINKTLANYERVAVEKQEGQIASAVNSLVRQTQLTKVATSARSLVAAAGILLTTLGVGALMGWMGVLWSQGGFAPGEAVHLTQEQAEALRWATSAEGKFARNLMKWNSDSLTNLECKKDVKRLGVTLEVAGRAATSGFCTIWVESVEKRKFKN